Proteins found in one Pontibacter sp. SGAir0037 genomic segment:
- a CDS encoding aldo/keto reductase, with amino-acid sequence MALASNFSPIGLGTSLIASLGNSITQKEAGLLFAKALERGVSVVDTADTYGSGDAERMIGRAISGKRDNYFLITKAGFPYMSLPGSLSPLNQIGKKLYQKVGFKKNYSKRYLLQAAQKSLQRLQTSTLDAFLLHEPEGTELNSFPDFGEGLAEIKKSGLARNIGISTNDLGTLKFALSKTSIDIVQTSVPYSPEDNTVFDYCKKNKIPVIANQVLRASKKFSESISQNSKLDSLGITKSDIPPLLISYTLQYRNADCVLIGTRSPQHLLENTSGIRFNDNLDLIFSEISKISL; translated from the coding sequence ATGGCTTTAGCAAGCAATTTTTCGCCCATAGGACTCGGAACCAGTCTGATTGCATCGTTGGGAAATAGTATAACACAGAAAGAGGCCGGTCTTCTTTTTGCAAAAGCGCTGGAACGAGGAGTAAGCGTAGTCGATACTGCTGATACCTACGGATCTGGTGATGCCGAAAGAATGATAGGTCGCGCTATCAGCGGAAAACGGGATAATTATTTCCTGATAACCAAAGCAGGCTTCCCTTACATGTCCCTGCCCGGCAGTTTATCTCCTTTGAATCAGATAGGAAAGAAGCTTTACCAGAAAGTAGGCTTCAAGAAAAATTACTCTAAGCGCTATTTATTACAAGCAGCTCAGAAGAGCTTGCAGAGGTTACAGACTTCCACGCTGGATGCTTTTCTGTTGCATGAACCGGAAGGAACTGAACTTAATAGCTTTCCGGATTTCGGGGAAGGACTGGCTGAGATAAAGAAATCAGGCTTGGCTCGAAATATAGGTATTTCTACCAATGATTTAGGAACTTTAAAATTTGCTTTAAGTAAAACTTCTATTGATATTGTGCAAACATCTGTGCCCTATTCGCCCGAAGATAATACTGTATTCGATTATTGTAAGAAGAATAAGATACCTGTAATTGCTAACCAGGTATTGCGTGCAAGTAAGAAGTTCTCAGAAAGTATATCTCAAAACTCAAAATTAGATTCATTAGGAATAACAAAGAGCGACATACCACCTTTACTAATTTCTTACACGCTTCAATATAGAAATGCTGATTGTGTTTTAATTGGCACCAGAAGCCCGCAACACCTCCTGGAGAATACGTCCGGTATTCGTTTTAATGATAATCTTGATCTTATTTTCTCTGAAATTTCAAAAATTAGCTTATGA
- a CDS encoding FAD-dependent oxidoreductase, with protein MIIYANQLDESAFLEADVCIIGGGPAGISVALELQPTNKKIILLAGGTERETVANQDLNKGYVTPKGSHEPLEENRRRAFGGASTVWGGRCIPFDPIDFEARDWIPYSGWPFSYHELEPYYSRAMELCKAGANNFNALEQFPNHAKEIFQGFDTEAIVSHKLERWSTPVNFARDYAEVLGNSENITVLLGAHVTKINTETDKENVSSVSVVTRDKSFTIKAGQYVLACGGIENPRILLASKNQFHPQGIGNDHDVVGRYYMAHLNGTFAEVAPSNRKRILFDFETDNEGVYCRRRWWITDKAQEAKKIGNGIFFLQQAKNQDGHRDPLFSTVFVAKFVISVLKEKSFRKTKSRWLEEKDKIVDHTKVILKHGWKQVPVIYEIAKKRFSDRRLPFVLPSVKSKTLGLYFQTEHFPNPKSRITISDNQTDEFGMPRAVASITFSDLDVTTVVEAHKIFAERYSEANIGKIKFNASELLKFVEKNITSFNTSAHHLGTTRISNDPKLGVVDADCKVHGMNNLYVAGSSVFPTGGHANPTLTLVALSVRLAEHLKKAAATVNAENTNLHVLDQEELLNKVAVSH; from the coding sequence ATGATAATTTATGCTAATCAGTTAGATGAAAGTGCTTTCTTAGAAGCTGATGTATGTATTATTGGTGGCGGACCTGCCGGTATCAGCGTGGCATTGGAACTGCAGCCTACAAATAAAAAAATTATACTTCTTGCCGGAGGCACAGAGCGGGAGACAGTAGCGAACCAGGATCTGAACAAAGGGTATGTTACCCCAAAAGGTTCGCATGAGCCTTTAGAGGAAAACAGGAGAAGAGCTTTTGGTGGAGCCAGCACTGTTTGGGGTGGAAGGTGTATTCCTTTTGATCCCATAGATTTTGAGGCCAGGGATTGGATTCCCTATAGTGGCTGGCCTTTTTCTTACCACGAGCTTGAGCCTTATTATTCCAGGGCTATGGAATTATGTAAGGCTGGGGCCAACAATTTTAATGCGCTGGAACAGTTTCCTAACCATGCCAAAGAAATTTTCCAGGGTTTCGATACAGAAGCGATTGTTTCGCATAAACTGGAGCGCTGGAGCACGCCTGTAAATTTTGCCAGAGATTATGCGGAGGTGCTGGGCAATTCTGAAAACATCACCGTTCTTCTGGGTGCTCATGTCACCAAGATCAATACTGAAACAGACAAAGAGAATGTTTCTTCCGTTTCTGTTGTTACACGCGATAAGTCTTTCACAATCAAAGCCGGGCAATATGTTTTAGCCTGTGGCGGTATCGAAAACCCTAGAATTCTCCTGGCTTCGAAAAACCAATTTCATCCTCAGGGTATTGGCAACGACCATGATGTGGTTGGCAGGTACTACATGGCTCATTTAAACGGCACTTTTGCTGAAGTGGCTCCCAGTAACAGAAAACGTATATTATTTGATTTTGAAACCGATAACGAAGGGGTTTACTGCAGGCGTAGGTGGTGGATAACTGATAAAGCACAGGAAGCTAAAAAAATAGGGAACGGGATTTTCTTTCTGCAGCAGGCAAAGAATCAGGATGGGCACAGAGATCCGCTTTTCTCAACCGTTTTCGTTGCCAAGTTTGTGATTTCTGTTTTGAAAGAAAAATCATTCAGAAAAACGAAATCGAGGTGGCTCGAAGAAAAAGACAAAATAGTTGACCATACTAAAGTTATTCTGAAGCATGGTTGGAAGCAGGTGCCGGTTATATACGAAATAGCTAAAAAGAGATTTAGTGACAGGCGCTTACCTTTTGTTTTGCCTTCTGTTAAAAGTAAAACGCTTGGGCTTTATTTTCAGACGGAGCATTTCCCTAATCCTAAAAGCCGGATCACGATTTCAGATAATCAGACAGATGAGTTTGGGATGCCGCGCGCTGTTGCAAGCATAACCTTCTCTGATTTAGATGTAACAACCGTTGTGGAGGCGCACAAGATTTTTGCAGAAAGATACTCCGAAGCAAATATTGGCAAGATTAAGTTTAATGCCTCAGAATTGTTAAAGTTTGTAGAAAAGAATATAACCAGCTTTAATACATCGGCACACCACCTTGGGACTACAAGAATTTCAAACGATCCGAAATTGGGCGTTGTTGATGCCGATTGTAAAGTGCATGGCATGAATAATTTATATGTAGCAGGAAGCTCGGTTTTTCCAACTGGTGGCCATGCGAACCCGACGCTTACGTTAGTTGCGCTTTCGGTGCGGCTTGCAGAACATCTGAAAAAAGCGGCAGCTACAGTAAATGCAGAAAATACGAACTTGCACGTTCTCGATCAGGAAGAACTTCTGAACAAGGTAGCGGTGAGCCATTAG